From one Lycium barbarum isolate Lr01 chromosome 6, ASM1917538v2, whole genome shotgun sequence genomic stretch:
- the LOC132643507 gene encoding transcription factor MYB59, protein MGLNPCFYIVKIKYLVPTSITRKEPKKKKRKKKKEAPLEGNYSSININHTIPRINHLQKVSTTSEKLKELCYSYQKANQKMVRQEEIIRRGPWTEQEDLQLVFYVKLFGDRRWDFLAKVSGLKRTGKSCRLRWVNYLNPDLKHGKMTPQEERLVLELHSKWGNRWSRIARKIPGRTDNEIKNYWRTHMRKKAQEQRKKTSISPSSSSSSLITHDENETNFYDSGGLELLQAEGEKKASDQEKAGESMKIYSMDEIWKDIELLDENKMTNSNKPIMGSISTLWNYDSLWKDFDWSSFR, encoded by the exons ATGGGACTAAACCCATGTttctatatagttaaaataaAATATCTTGTCCCCACCTCCATTACAAgaaaagaaccaaaaaaaaaaaaaaggaaaaagaaaaaagaagctcCCCTTGAAGGCAATTATTCCAGTATAAATATCAATCACACAATACCGCGTATCAACCACTTACAAAAAGTATCAACTACTAGTGAGAAATTAAAAGAGTTGTGCTATAGCTATCAAAAAGCAAATCAAAAAATGGTGCGACAAGAAGAAATAATCCGAAGAGGACCATGGACAGAACAAGAAGATCTCCAACTTGTATTTTATGTAAAATTATTTGGTGATCGACGATGGGATTTTCTGGCTAAAGTTTCAG GTTTGAAAAGAACAGGAAAGAGTTGCAGGTTACGTTGGGTTAATTATTTGAATCCTGATCTCAAACATGGCAAGATGACTCCTCAAGAAGAACGTCTCGTTCTTGAACTTCACTCTAAATGGGGAAATAG ATGGTCAAGAATTGCTCGGAAAATACCAGGTCGAACGGATAACGAAATCAAGAATTACTGGAGAACCCATATGAGGAAGAAGGCtcaagaacaaaggaaaaagaCTAGTATTTCTCCATCTTCATCTTCTTCCTCTTTAATCACTCACGACGAAAATGAGACAAACTTCTACGATTCTGGTGGACTCGAGCTATTGCAAGCTGAAGGAGAAAAGAAAGCGAGTGATCAAGAAAAAGCTGGAGAGAGTATGAAAATTTACTCCATGGATGAAATCTGGAAAGATATTGAATTattagatgaaaataaaatgacgaATTCGAATAAACCAATTATGGGGTCTATCTCAACCCTATGGAATTATGACTCACTCTGGAAAGATTTTGATTGGAGTAGCTTTCGGTAG